One part of the Chryseobacterium mulctrae genome encodes these proteins:
- a CDS encoding ribonuclease inhibitor, whose amino-acid sequence MKNEIHHKKMTVINGGHFSDLEGFYEEISQLFMKDEDWKVGTLDGFDDILYGVETDIVWKDSQKSKEDLGFDLTKEFYENKIKQGKPFNVQLIQQKLDELIAGKGQTLFEILIEIIESHQKIELILD is encoded by the coding sequence ATGAAAAACGAAATTCATCATAAGAAAATGACTGTCATTAATGGCGGTCATTTTTCAGATTTAGAAGGCTTTTACGAAGAAATTTCTCAACTTTTTATGAAAGATGAAGATTGGAAAGTCGGAACTCTGGATGGTTTTGATGATATTCTGTACGGAGTTGAAACAGATATTGTTTGGAAGGATTCCCAAAAATCAAAAGAAGATTTAGGTTTTGATCTAACTAAAGAATTTTATGAAAATAAAATCAAACAAGGGAAACCTTTCAATGTACAATTGATTCAACAAAAATTGGATGAACTGATTGCCGGAAAAGGACAGACTTTATTTGAAATTTTAATTGAGATCATAGAATCGCATCAAAAAATAGAATTGATTTTAGATTGA
- a CDS encoding phosphoribosylformylglycinamidine synthase, with product MSNNKRIFVEKRGIFDVESPKIFDEVKAVVPSIQSVKVYNVYDIFGLNDGEFEKVVNSTFVDPVTDILIEENPAQGTHFALEFLPGQYDQRADSAQQCIALLTENEKSKVRSGKLIEFEGVSESDLVKIKDLLINKVESQEKDLSTLNIPAEETPSKVIVHEGFINFDDAQLEEFFNNHGFALGLDDLKFIQEYFKTEQRNPTETELKVLDTYWSDHCRHTTFETELSNIEFEGQFKHTLETIFNDYIDKRKFLGRELKPISLMDLATVCGRYFSKTGKLDNLVVSDEINACTIQIEAEYDGKKEPWYLLFKNETHNHPTEIEPFGGASTCLGGAIRDPLSGRSFVFQAMRLTGAADVLESVDKTLPGKLPQKTITKQAANGYSSYGNQIGLATTMVSEIYDEGYKAKRMEVGFVAGAVPVDWVRREKPEAGDSIIILGGATGRDGVGGASGSSKEQDETSIHTMSSEVQKGNAVEERKIQRLFRNPEVTRLIKKSNDFGAGGVSVAIGEIADSLEVNLGVLPLKYEGLNGTELAISESQERMAVVVEPKDKEQFIKFCEAENIVAVEVAKVTDSGRMQMFWKGDKIVDLSREFLDTNGCSKSQEVKITHLNELKEEAQTFNEENFLKILSDKNVASQKGLLEMFDSSIGATTVAMPLGGKYQQTLMEGSVQTLPILGAKDIETVSLASWGFDAEISKQNSLLGASYAVVESVAKIVAMGGGYKNIRFSFQEYFEKLGQNPEKWGKPLASLLGAYDAQINFGLAAIGGKDSMSGTYQDLNVPPTLISFACANGEKKNIISPEFKQAGNKLYFFNHIPQENGLPNYDKLKDVYELIFENIKAGKVVSVKTIKEGGVAVALAKMSFGNRLGAEINVADENVLLAKNIGSLIIEATEGLSCVELQLIGEVKNSNILKISNLSFEIEKLLEANTKTFENLFSTVEKEKIVVELDSKLNSINPRNIIIKKHGIAQPRVFAPVFPGTNCEYDTLNAFQKEGAVVSSLPLININHQLLDESIDAWVEEIKQSQILAFSGGFSAGDEPDGSAKFIVNVLKNGKMKNAVHELLDRDGMIIGICNGFQALVKSGLLPYGRIKDLDENSPTLAHNAIRRHISQMVNVKVLNDESPWLKGMKDQVFTIPISHGEGRFMASEEEIQKLYENGQIATQYLDLDGNIAHGMPFNPNNSLFGIEGITSPCGKIYGRMGHPERFAEGLMKNIPTANYHNIFKNGVEYFK from the coding sequence ATGTCTAATAACAAAAGAATTTTCGTAGAAAAAAGAGGTATTTTCGATGTAGAAAGTCCAAAAATTTTTGATGAAGTAAAAGCGGTTGTTCCGTCTATCCAAAGCGTAAAAGTGTATAACGTATACGATATTTTTGGATTAAACGATGGTGAATTCGAAAAAGTGGTAAACAGCACTTTCGTAGATCCGGTTACTGATATTTTAATCGAAGAAAATCCTGCACAGGGAACTCATTTCGCATTAGAATTTTTACCGGGACAATACGATCAGCGTGCTGATTCTGCACAACAGTGTATTGCTTTATTGACTGAAAATGAAAAGTCTAAAGTAAGAAGCGGTAAACTTATCGAGTTCGAAGGAGTTTCTGAATCTGATTTGGTGAAAATCAAAGACCTTTTAATCAATAAAGTAGAATCTCAGGAGAAAGATCTATCAACTTTAAATATTCCTGCGGAAGAAACGCCGTCAAAAGTAATTGTTCACGAAGGTTTTATCAATTTTGATGATGCTCAGCTTGAAGAATTCTTTAACAATCACGGTTTTGCTTTAGGATTGGATGATTTGAAATTCATTCAGGAATATTTTAAAACAGAACAGAGAAATCCTACAGAAACGGAACTTAAAGTTTTAGACACATATTGGAGCGACCACTGTCGTCACACAACGTTTGAGACGGAATTGTCAAATATTGAGTTCGAAGGACAGTTTAAACATACATTGGAAACTATTTTCAATGATTATATCGACAAAAGAAAATTCTTAGGACGCGAATTGAAACCAATCTCTTTAATGGACTTGGCGACTGTTTGCGGAAGATATTTTAGCAAAACCGGAAAGCTTGATAACTTGGTGGTTTCAGACGAGATCAACGCTTGTACCATTCAAATCGAAGCTGAATACGATGGTAAAAAAGAACCTTGGTATTTATTATTCAAAAACGAAACACACAATCACCCAACAGAAATCGAACCTTTCGGAGGTGCTTCAACGTGTTTAGGTGGCGCAATCAGAGACCCTTTATCTGGACGTTCTTTTGTTTTCCAGGCAATGAGATTGACGGGTGCAGCTGATGTGTTGGAATCTGTTGATAAAACTTTACCAGGAAAATTACCTCAAAAAACTATTACAAAACAGGCTGCAAACGGATATTCTTCTTACGGTAACCAAATCGGTTTGGCAACTACAATGGTTTCTGAAATCTACGATGAAGGCTACAAAGCAAAAAGAATGGAAGTTGGTTTCGTTGCCGGAGCAGTCCCTGTGGATTGGGTAAGACGTGAAAAGCCTGAAGCTGGTGATTCTATCATCATTTTAGGTGGTGCAACGGGTCGTGACGGAGTTGGTGGAGCAAGCGGAAGTTCAAAAGAACAGGACGAAACTTCTATCCACACGATGAGTTCTGAAGTTCAGAAAGGAAATGCGGTTGAAGAACGTAAAATCCAGAGATTATTCAGAAATCCAGAAGTGACGAGATTGATTAAAAAATCAAATGATTTCGGAGCGGGTGGAGTTTCTGTAGCAATCGGTGAAATCGCTGATTCTTTGGAAGTTAACTTGGGTGTTTTACCATTAAAATACGAAGGTTTGAACGGAACCGAGCTTGCTATTTCTGAATCTCAGGAAAGAATGGCGGTTGTGGTTGAACCAAAAGATAAAGAGCAGTTCATCAAATTCTGTGAAGCTGAAAACATTGTGGCTGTTGAAGTTGCAAAAGTGACAGATTCAGGAAGAATGCAGATGTTCTGGAAAGGTGATAAGATTGTTGACCTATCAAGAGAGTTTTTGGATACAAACGGTTGTTCTAAAAGCCAAGAAGTTAAGATTACACATCTTAATGAATTGAAAGAAGAAGCACAGACTTTTAATGAAGAGAATTTCTTAAAAATATTAAGCGATAAAAATGTTGCTTCTCAAAAAGGTTTGTTGGAAATGTTCGATTCATCGATTGGTGCGACTACGGTTGCAATGCCTTTAGGTGGAAAATATCAGCAGACTTTGATGGAAGGAAGTGTTCAGACGTTACCAATTTTAGGAGCGAAAGACATCGAAACGGTTTCTTTGGCGAGTTGGGGATTTGATGCTGAAATTTCAAAGCAAAACTCATTGTTAGGGGCTTCTTATGCGGTCGTAGAAAGTGTTGCGAAAATCGTTGCGATGGGTGGCGGTTATAAAAATATCAGATTTAGTTTCCAGGAATATTTTGAAAAATTAGGACAAAATCCAGAAAAATGGGGGAAACCTTTGGCTTCACTTTTAGGAGCTTATGATGCTCAAATCAATTTCGGTTTAGCTGCGATTGGAGGTAAAGATTCAATGAGTGGAACATATCAGGATTTGAATGTTCCGCCAACGTTGATTTCTTTCGCTTGTGCTAATGGAGAAAAGAAAAATATCATCTCTCCGGAATTTAAACAGGCAGGAAATAAACTGTATTTCTTCAATCATATTCCACAGGAAAACGGACTTCCAAACTATGATAAATTGAAAGATGTTTACGAACTTATTTTCGAAAATATCAAGGCTGGAAAAGTGGTTTCTGTGAAGACAATCAAAGAAGGCGGAGTTGCAGTTGCTTTAGCAAAAATGAGTTTCGGAAACAGATTGGGAGCTGAGATAAATGTTGCTGATGAGAACGTTTTATTAGCTAAAAATATTGGAAGTTTAATCATCGAAGCAACAGAGGGATTAAGCTGTGTTGAACTTCAATTAATAGGTGAAGTTAAAAATTCAAATATTTTGAAAATCAGTAATTTGAGTTTTGAAATCGAAAAATTACTTGAAGCAAATACGAAAACTTTTGAAAACCTTTTCTCAACGGTTGAAAAAGAAAAAATCGTGGTTGAATTAGATTCAAAACTAAACTCAATCAACCCAAGAAATATTATCATTAAAAAACACGGAATCGCTCAACCAAGAGTTTTTGCACCGGTTTTCCCGGGGACAAATTGCGAGTACGATACACTAAATGCATTCCAAAAAGAAGGTGCAGTTGTAAGTAGTTTACCTTTAATAAATATCAATCATCAGTTGCTTGACGAAAGCATCGATGCGTGGGTGGAAGAAATTAAACAGTCACAAATTTTAGCATTCTCCGGAGGGTTTTCTGCGGGTGATGAACCGGACGGTTCTGCTAAGTTTATCGTGAATGTTTTGAAGAACGGAAAGATGAAAAATGCCGTTCACGAATTGCTTGACAGAGACGGAATGATCATCGGAATTTGCAACGGTTTCCAAGCATTGGTTAAGTCAGGATTGTTGCCTTATGGAAGAATAAAAGATTTGGATGAGAATTCTCCGACGTTAGCTCATAATGCGATCAGAAGACACATTTCTCAAATGGTCAATGTGAAAGTATTAAATGATGAATCGCCTTGGTTAAAAGGAATGAAAGATCAGGTTTTCACCATTCCAATTTCTCACGGTGAAGGTCGTTTTATGGCTTCGGAAGAAGAAATTCAGAAATTGTATGAGAACGGACAAATTGCTACTCAATATTTAGATTTAGATGGAAACATCGCTCACGGAATGCCGTTCAATCCAAATAACTCATTATTCGGAATTGAAGGGATCACAAGTCCGTGTGGTAAAATCTACGGTAGAATGGGGCATCCTGAACGTTTCGCAGAAGGATTAATGAAAAACATTCCAACAGCGAATTATCACAATATCTTTAAAAACGGAGTGGAATACTTTAAATAG
- a CDS encoding MepB family protein produces MTTLLEKLQTLLFSNPGLVISNLHQEQESKEYFGCNFQLNSFQIKFRKAKVTPTKVGQFVTLWKRNPISKETEPFTSEDTSDLYLILTETSENFGFFLFTKDVLIKNQILSTNLKDGKRGFRVYPNWDIPQNKQATKTQNWQNQFFIDFADENYIEKFESILRSEAQ; encoded by the coding sequence ATGACTACCCTACTCGAGAAACTTCAAACATTACTTTTTTCAAATCCCGGTTTAGTCATTTCCAATCTACATCAAGAGCAGGAATCCAAAGAATATTTTGGATGCAACTTTCAGCTCAATTCCTTTCAAATTAAATTCAGAAAAGCTAAAGTAACACCCACAAAAGTTGGTCAGTTCGTCACTTTATGGAAAAGAAATCCTATTTCTAAAGAAACAGAACCTTTTACTTCTGAAGACACTTCCGATTTGTATTTAATTCTAACTGAAACATCTGAGAATTTCGGGTTTTTCCTTTTTACGAAAGATGTTTTAATTAAAAATCAAATTCTCAGTACAAATTTAAAAGACGGAAAACGAGGTTTCAGGGTCTATCCGAACTGGGATATTCCACAAAATAAACAGGCAACAAAGACTCAAAACTGGCAGAATCAGTTTTTTATAGATTTTGCTGATGAAAATTATATTGAGAAGTTTGAATCTATTTTAAGATCTGAAGCTCAGTAA
- a CDS encoding diacylglycerol kinase family protein, translating to MRKPPIYKSFLNAFRGIFFMLRSERNFQLEVFAFFINIFLIFYLKLSSFDTILILIVCFGVLAAEIFNTAIEKICDIIQPEFDKRIGFIKDVSAGAVTLMAILSVIVGISVYWKYIFN from the coding sequence ATGCGCAAACCTCCTATTTATAAAAGTTTTCTGAATGCTTTTCGAGGTATTTTCTTTATGCTTAGATCTGAAAGAAATTTTCAGCTTGAAGTTTTCGCCTTTTTCATCAATATTTTTCTGATTTTTTATCTAAAACTATCAAGTTTTGATACAATTCTCATCCTTATCGTTTGTTTTGGAGTTTTAGCAGCTGAAATTTTCAATACAGCAATCGAGAAAATTTGCGATATCATTCAACCTGAATTTGATAAAAGAATTGGCTTTATAAAAGATGTTTCTGCGGGAGCCGTTACTTTGATGGCGATACTTTCGGTAATTGTGGGGATTTCAGTTTACTGGAAATATATCTTTAACTAA
- a CDS encoding DUF4097 family beta strand repeat-containing protein has translation MRTLLTLAVSLVFGLTAAQTTINKSFSTDKNQKISLKFDYPELIKISTWDKPEVQILGTVNINENESNEAFQIKESKEGNSLIIEGKIAEMKSIPRRIKVEKDNKKLIFKTLEEYQKYCKENNVTFNSMNNGVDVDIKLEIKVPKALMTQIESQYGLVEVKDFGGTINVNAIYGGIDATVLDKNVGKLSAETHFGQIYSNLDTKFTGKDSDDFRTLVTATFGNGPQYNLESKYGNIYLRK, from the coding sequence ATGAGAACGTTACTAACTCTTGCAGTGAGTTTGGTTTTCGGTCTTACTGCAGCACAAACAACGATTAATAAAAGTTTTTCTACAGATAAAAATCAAAAAATATCGTTGAAGTTTGATTATCCCGAATTAATCAAGATTAGCACTTGGGATAAGCCTGAGGTTCAAATCTTGGGAACGGTTAATATTAATGAGAATGAAAGTAATGAAGCTTTTCAGATAAAAGAATCTAAAGAAGGAAATTCTCTGATTATTGAAGGTAAAATAGCTGAAATGAAAAGTATTCCTCGTCGGATAAAGGTTGAAAAAGATAATAAAAAACTGATTTTTAAAACCCTTGAAGAGTATCAAAAGTATTGTAAAGAAAACAATGTAACGTTTAATTCGATGAACAATGGCGTTGATGTGGATATCAAATTAGAAATAAAAGTTCCGAAAGCTTTAATGACTCAGATAGAATCTCAATATGGTTTGGTTGAAGTGAAAGATTTTGGCGGAACAATCAATGTGAATGCGATATATGGTGGAATTGATGCTACGGTTTTGGATAAAAATGTTGGAAAACTTTCTGCGGAAACCCATTTTGGACAAATTTATTCAAATTTAGATACCAAATTCACAGGAAAAGATTCGGATGATTTTCGTACTTTAGTTACGGCAACATTTGGAAACGGACCACAATATAATCTGGAATCCAAATACGGAAATATTTATCTAAGAAAATAA
- a CDS encoding DUF4097 family beta strand repeat-containing protein — MIKIYLILFALMTLSVHAQNDAEQPNATQESSKTYKIKKSKGKLLLNLGQVTVEGYKGSEIIFSVKGEDQDEDKRAEGLQIVNSLGLVDNTGLGINVNEKDGILEVNSLKKMSFPDVKILVPENVIISFKHQSQYGGDIVFKNIQNEIEIATTYNNIKLENITGPATVKSIYGKVEAVFNQNTKGPLSIISVYGLADVTLPKSVKADLKTTTSYGEIYMSPDFKIDVEKKDGLVRHGDELIGKVNGGGTNIEVRSDYSKVYLRAK, encoded by the coding sequence ATGATAAAGATATATTTAATCTTATTTGCTTTGATGACACTTTCTGTGCATGCGCAAAATGATGCTGAGCAACCCAACGCTACACAAGAAAGTTCTAAAACGTATAAGATCAAAAAAAGTAAAGGCAAACTACTCCTTAATTTAGGTCAAGTAACTGTGGAAGGTTACAAGGGGAGCGAGATCATTTTTTCGGTGAAAGGCGAAGATCAGGATGAAGATAAACGTGCCGAAGGGCTGCAAATCGTTAATTCTTTAGGACTTGTAGATAATACAGGACTTGGAATTAATGTCAATGAAAAAGACGGCATATTGGAGGTTAATTCTTTGAAAAAAATGTCTTTTCCGGACGTGAAAATTTTAGTTCCTGAAAACGTTATTATTTCATTTAAACACCAGTCGCAATATGGAGGAGATATCGTTTTCAAAAATATTCAGAATGAAATTGAAATTGCGACCACTTATAACAATATCAAGCTGGAAAATATTACGGGTCCGGCAACGGTAAAATCTATTTACGGAAAAGTAGAAGCGGTTTTTAATCAAAATACAAAAGGACCTTTGTCGATTATTTCCGTATATGGTCTTGCTGATGTTACGCTTCCTAAATCGGTAAAAGCTGATTTGAAAACAACAACTTCTTATGGTGAGATCTACATGTCTCCGGATTTTAAAATTGATGTTGAGAAGAAAGATGGCTTGGTACGTCATGGCGATGAGCTGATTGGAAAAGTGAACGGCGGCGGTACTAATATTGAAGTTCGTTCCGATTACAGTAAAGTTTATTTAAGAGCGAAATGA
- the dnaN gene encoding DNA polymerase III subunit beta: MKFIISSGELQKALQTVSGVISSSQSRPILENYLFELNENNVTITASDGETTLITSLEVKSDDSGKFAVPAKIFQDFIKTYGEQPLTLVVKDNAEGTGSLLEILDEKDNFAVALDNADDYPEIPEFDASQSVTMPAGVLSEALTNTLFATSNDSLRPVMTGVLFQFGENETNFVSTDSHRLVVYKRTDLMNAEPMEFIMPKKPLNIFKNILASSNEDIKIDFNENMAKFTFGKHIWICRLIDGKYPNYTAVIPKENPNVLTINRNLLLGAIKRASIMSNKSTNQVRFKLSANILHLHAEDTEYANKADMQIPCDYNGEDINIGFSSKFLTEMLGILGADDITMKMSQPNRPGIIEPLDGLEENENILMLSMPVIGL; this comes from the coding sequence ATGAAATTTATTATTTCAAGTGGTGAACTGCAGAAGGCTTTGCAAACTGTAAGTGGCGTAATATCAAGTTCTCAGTCGAGACCGATTTTAGAAAACTATCTTTTTGAACTAAACGAAAACAACGTTACCATTACTGCATCTGATGGCGAAACGACACTCATTACTTCTTTGGAGGTAAAGTCTGACGATTCTGGTAAGTTTGCGGTTCCAGCTAAGATTTTTCAAGATTTTATTAAAACCTATGGCGAACAGCCTCTTACTTTGGTAGTGAAAGACAATGCTGAAGGTACAGGAAGTTTGCTTGAAATTTTGGATGAAAAAGATAATTTTGCTGTGGCTTTAGATAATGCAGACGATTATCCTGAAATTCCTGAATTTGATGCTTCTCAAAGTGTCACAATGCCTGCAGGAGTTTTGTCTGAAGCTTTAACCAACACCCTTTTTGCAACAAGCAACGATTCTCTTCGTCCGGTAATGACAGGAGTTTTGTTCCAGTTTGGAGAAAACGAAACCAATTTTGTTTCTACAGATTCTCACAGATTGGTGGTGTACAAAAGAACAGATTTGATGAATGCCGAGCCAATGGAATTCATCATGCCTAAAAAGCCTTTGAATATTTTCAAAAATATTTTAGCAAGCTCAAACGAAGACATTAAAATCGACTTCAACGAGAATATGGCTAAATTTACTTTTGGTAAACATATTTGGATCTGTAGATTAATCGACGGAAAATATCCTAACTATACAGCGGTAATTCCTAAAGAGAACCCGAATGTTTTGACGATCAACAGAAACCTTTTATTAGGTGCAATTAAGAGAGCGTCGATCATGTCTAATAAATCAACCAATCAGGTAAGATTTAAATTATCTGCTAATATTCTTCACCTTCACGCAGAAGATACAGAATATGCAAACAAAGCAGATATGCAGATTCCTTGCGATTATAACGGTGAAGATATCAACATCGGTTTCAGTTCTAAGTTTTTAACAGAAATGTTGGGTATTTTAGGAGCGGACGATATTACAATGAAAATGTCTCAGCCAAACAGACCGGGAATCATTGAACCGCTTGATGGTCTTGAAGAAAACGAAAATATCTTAATGCTTTCAATGCCGGTAATCGGATTGTAA
- a CDS encoding RNA polymerase sigma factor, with amino-acid sequence MKTKTVNISDRELLELCGSGNNSGYSLLYQRYSKAAFNSIFRIVNDREDAEDILQEVFVKVFSEIRSLKNTDSFGGWVKRIAINHSLNFLRKKKVYFSEIEDDKMLDDKDDELEEKLALEFRIEELQNAIAELPVQIRTIVNLLLFEDMPQEEIAKSLNIPAGTVRSYYHRAKKKIFEKLTQKSQNERFA; translated from the coding sequence TTGAAAACAAAAACAGTAAATATCAGTGACAGGGAATTGTTGGAGCTATGCGGTTCCGGAAACAATTCCGGATATTCTCTGCTTTATCAGCGCTATTCTAAGGCTGCTTTCAATTCAATATTTCGTATTGTAAATGATAGGGAAGATGCAGAAGACATTCTTCAGGAAGTTTTTGTAAAAGTATTTTCGGAGATAAGATCTTTAAAAAATACAGACAGTTTCGGAGGGTGGGTTAAGCGAATTGCAATCAATCATTCACTTAATTTCCTTAGAAAAAAGAAAGTCTATTTTTCTGAAATTGAAGACGATAAAATGTTGGATGATAAAGATGATGAACTGGAAGAGAAACTGGCTTTAGAATTCCGTATAGAAGAGCTTCAGAATGCTATTGCAGAGCTTCCGGTGCAAATCAGAACCATTGTGAATCTTCTTCTGTTTGAAGACATGCCACAGGAAGAAATAGCAAAAAGTTTAAATATTCCGGCAGGTACGGTAAGAAGCTATTATCACCGTGCTAAAAAGAAAATTTTTGAAAAACTAACTCAAAAAAGTCAAAATGAAAGATTCGCTTAA
- a CDS encoding AAA family ATPase codes for MNLYNLIIQDKEAVTLDEVYLEPQNKEQFVQLIKEHTYIKELQEYGLPVNNKILLEGSSGCGKTMTAKAIANALGKSIIILNLSNIVSSRIGETSQNIKMIFDKAARERSVLFLDELDQIGKARGSDDKDVGEMRRLVNTLIQLIDYYPENALLLCATNHAEIIDTAIIRRFQLKINYKMPSKDFLDEYYDHLLSQFPEELRNIDRKYEISFAEAKDYTFTLVKRSLLEKLEKKNNLTLQ; via the coding sequence ATGAATCTGTACAATCTCATTATTCAGGATAAAGAAGCTGTAACGCTGGATGAAGTTTATCTTGAGCCTCAAAATAAGGAACAATTTGTACAGCTCATCAAAGAACATACTTACATCAAAGAACTTCAGGAATATGGGCTTCCCGTCAATAATAAAATCCTTCTGGAAGGAAGTTCAGGTTGCGGAAAAACAATGACTGCAAAAGCAATTGCCAATGCTTTAGGAAAAAGTATTATTATTTTAAATCTGAGCAATATTGTTTCATCAAGAATCGGGGAAACTTCCCAAAACATAAAAATGATTTTCGACAAAGCTGCAAGAGAAAGATCGGTTCTTTTTCTCGACGAACTCGATCAAATCGGAAAAGCCCGTGGAAGTGATGATAAAGATGTTGGTGAAATGAGACGATTGGTCAACACCTTAATTCAGCTGATCGATTATTATCCCGAAAATGCGCTTTTATTGTGTGCTACCAATCACGCTGAAATTATTGACACCGCCATTATCAGACGTTTTCAGTTAAAAATAAATTACAAAATGCCTTCAAAAGATTTCCTTGATGAATATTACGACCATCTTTTATCTCAATTCCCTGAAGAGTTGAGGAATATTGATAGAAAATACGAGATCTCGTTTGCAGAAGCGAAGGATTATACTTTTACTCTCGTGAAAAGGAGTTTGCTTGAGAAACTGGAAAAAAAAAATAATTTAACATTACAATAG
- a CDS encoding HEAT repeat domain-containing protein: MKDSLKKYIQDHREEFDTLEVPEDTFDKIMLRLNETAVSEEKIVPLFSWKKWSAAASVAIIFSVGLYAFWNQNEGERTRIAVHEKLKENGSKVDVLNQKNDLETVKIETVIQQNTGKAFTKNNANHSQKIVETKSLAQNDDLESENNFDELKALELINDQHSASSRLRGIDLLKNFSASDEKIINILSEKALSDENTNVRLAAVEALSVHIENTEVSKNIRQIFLNQDDPIVQKELIAILTEKDPSQLNREVNAKLKELTLDPTTAVFVKDEAYAVLMRY, translated from the coding sequence ATGAAAGATTCGCTTAAAAAATATATTCAAGACCACCGTGAGGAGTTTGATACGCTCGAAGTTCCGGAAGATACGTTTGATAAAATAATGTTAAGATTAAATGAGACAGCAGTTTCCGAAGAAAAAATCGTTCCCTTATTTTCGTGGAAAAAGTGGAGTGCCGCTGCTTCTGTAGCTATAATTTTTAGTGTTGGACTTTATGCTTTTTGGAATCAAAACGAAGGTGAAAGAACAAGGATCGCAGTTCATGAAAAACTTAAGGAAAATGGAAGTAAAGTTGATGTTTTAAATCAAAAAAATGATTTGGAAACTGTAAAAATAGAAACTGTAATACAACAAAATACAGGCAAAGCTTTCACAAAAAATAATGCAAATCATTCACAGAAAATAGTAGAAACTAAAAGTCTTGCTCAGAATGATGATCTTGAGAGTGAAAATAATTTTGACGAGCTGAAAGCTTTAGAATTGATAAATGATCAACATTCAGCAAGTTCAAGGCTACGAGGAATAGATCTGCTGAAGAATTTTTCAGCTTCTGATGAAAAAATTATCAATATTTTATCTGAAAAAGCACTTTCGGATGAAAATACAAATGTAAGATTGGCTGCTGTTGAAGCTTTATCTGTACATATTGAAAATACAGAGGTTAGTAAAAATATTCGACAGATCTTTCTCAATCAAGATGATCCTATCGTGCAAAAAGAACTTATTGCGATTTTAACTGAGAAAGATCCATCCCAACTTAACAGAGAAGTTAATGCAAAGTTGAAGGAACTTACTCTGGATCCTACAACGGCCGTATTCGTAAAAGACGAAGCATATGCGGTTTTAATGAGATATTAA